The Brachionichthys hirsutus isolate HB-005 chromosome 8, CSIRO-AGI_Bhir_v1, whole genome shotgun sequence genome contains a region encoding:
- the setd5 gene encoding LOW QUALITY PROTEIN: histone-lysine N-methyltransferase SETD5 (The sequence of the model RefSeq protein was modified relative to this genomic sequence to represent the inferred CDS: deleted 1 base in 1 codon) has product MSIVIALGVTTPETSYSDMAAGSDPESVEASPAVTEKNYNNHNCGSAQSHGYRGLPYAMQQSSVVCCQDHNYGAPPPPTPPASPLSQTIFPAMDLNGVVRGSRYHGHAEDNSADSESSSEEDGAVARWCHCSLTADGLLVKCDSCRGLDRRKGAEHRKTENVSAGESSVTESGDEEVSPSTISYTATQHTPTSIKLTVNRVKRSKSKKRKKSTEKTRGAAKSKKVKAFREGSRKSMRMKNSTTEANVLDENTTEGWESRIRQWTDQYEEALANQYSADVQTLLRLHSQAESGTATVQIQASVDAMDTINRTELACNNTVLGSQMQLQLGRVTRVQKHRKILRAAKNLDPDALVIEYRGKVMLKQQFEVNGQFFKKRYPFVLFYSKFNDVEMCVDARTFGNDARFIRRSCTPNAEVRHMIAEGMIHLCIYAVGQIAKDAEVTVGFDYEFSSCNYKVDCACHKGNQNCPVQKHNLSPRESLLSLPSPPPPSLLVGAETRRRKARRRELEGDNGQTSDQHPEAKDPQGGSDTEERLQDELKAEEAEEAEEGEVDENGISMSSKKMCTSLERRRRRVGGSDVKEESVEAEDGAGNPAGSTPTPPNAGLGVSTRRTTYVAETPSTEEKTSSPSLPAQTAPPKPARPAKPRPKSRISRYRSSSSQRARRQRQALAQQAAAAAAAAAAAAAAAMSAALSSADQSVGPDDEGSQGPYGTEHSQGESGLGGGHVLDGDGQGLNLRDPKSKKYLVTEWLNDKVPGGEKVQQEAPVERPMRISTDPTVLATTLNMLPGLSHSSLICTAPRHYIRFGSPFNPERRRPRPLQMDGTYGCYKKRWIKQLEDESCSASVEDGSESTSSQQSTSSRSTPNPMSGEVIQPFKKRRAKAITEATPTHFDHLLRPLSPITPPLPEDPLHPLLPNGLAFSPMPSLPTSRCNTPLQFENISSPEASPVHRPESVSPEPGLQMDLDVARPQFPDLSLPSSLESPVAMTSDDFSLSGGHDSQGPATIGAGSLNPVSCPPSDLMTQSREQAFRTEFNLIYTCSPLNANLGNPVASDHRLSQSEGGFSPAESFHSSVSGQGLLGDGGPGSMSPYSEPHYGGGYPDSGTPPHTSHPPQKRKVSLLEYRKRKQGSGRDSEPVGGGSSLGSTPTRPGPHYIQESHHPHQQMQPPFNSSSSSSSSAHASLPQMEDVSPPDHHCASVQSRRQDSSNQWMVPTTVERLREGQGVLERVLRSIKMERNYKRSDGSTEKDADADRYETQAASMKSPQRYSPSVYSHQSSESQRQTSSPSFLQQTSSSPFRGSYSPSSGQGFYPRLPPSHPGLSQAQSPSSYPAPTSSSDSRPPAGSLHQHGGGGNVDGGPGYGNSHFKASLLNSGGLAGAPASSPRAHGQTKTDSGAQASRASQQQASRSLKSGSPGQTPLNSSSRLLSASTPAHYPQRGTSLGQFQHSPLQGSGVRTQSGSF; this is encoded by the exons CCCTGAGTCAGTTGAAGCAAGCCCTGCAGTGACTGAGAAAAACTACAACAACCACAACTGTGGGAGCGCCCAGAGTCATGGGTATCGGGGACTACCATATGCT ATGCAACAGTCTTCCGTTGTGTGTTGTCAGGATCACAACTATGGcgcgccccctccccccaccccacccgccTCCCCGCTCTCTCAAACCATC TTCCCCGCCATGGATCTCAATGGCGTGGTACGCGGCTCCCGCTACCACGGCCACGCCGAGGACAACTCGGCCGACAGCGAAAGCTCCTCAGAGGAGGACGGCGCCGTGGCCAGGTGGTGCCACTGCAGCCTGACCGCGGACGGCCTGCTCGTCAAATGCGACAGCTGCA GGGGTCTCGACAGGAGAAAAGGAGCAGAGCACAGGAAAACGGAGAATGTCTCGG ctGGTGAGAGCAGCGTCACGGAGAGTGGCGATGAAGAGGTGTCGCCCTCCACCATCTCCTACACCGCCACCCAGCACACGCCCACCAGCATCAAGCTGACCGTCAACCGGGTCAAGAGGAGCAAAtccaaaaagagaaagaagagcaCGGAGAAGACGCGCGGAGCGGCGAAGAGCAAGAAAGTAAAG GCCTTCAGAGAGGGTTCAAGGAAGTCGATGAGGATGAAG AACTCGACGACGGAGGCCAACGTGTTGGACGAGAACACGACGGAGGGTTGGGAGAGCCGGATCCGCCAGTGGACGGACCAGTACGAGGAGGCTCTCGCCAACCAGTACAGCGCCGATGtgcagacgctcctccggcTCCACTCGCAGGCGGAGAGCGGCACCGCCACCGTGCAGATCCAGGCCTCGGTCGACGCCATGGACACCATCAACCGCACGGAGCTCGCCTGCAACAACACGGTGCTGGGCTCCCAGATGCAG CTCCAGCTGGGGAGGGTAACGCGTGTGCAGAAGCACAGGAAGATCCTCCGAGCAGCCAAGAACCTGGACCCGGACGCCCTGGTCATCGAATATCGGGGGAAAGTCATGCTCAAACAACAGTTCGAAGTCAACGGACAGTTCTTCAAAAA ACGCTACCCTTTTGTGCTCTTCTACTCGAAGTTCAATGACGTGGAGATGTGTGTCGACGCTCGGACCTTTGGGAACGACGCGCGGTTCATCAGGAGGTCCTGCACGCCTAACGCTGAG GTCCGGCACATGATTGCCGAGGGCATGATCCACTTGTGCATCTACGCCGTCGGTCAAATCGCTAAGGACGCCGAAGTCACCGTCGGCTTTGACTACGAGTTCAGTAGCTG CAATTACAAAGTGGACTGTGCCTGCCATAAGGGCAACCAGAACTGCCCGGTGCAGAAGCACAACCTGAGCCCCAGGGAAAGCCTCCTGAGcctcccctccccgccccctccctcgcTGCTGGTTGGCGCTGAGACTCGTCGGAGGAAAGCCCGGAggagagagctggagggcgaCAACGGCCAGACGTCGGACCAGCACCCGGAGGCCAAAGACCCGCAGGGGGGCAGTGACACGGAG GAGAGACTGCAGGATGAGCTGaaggcggaggaggcggaggaggcggaggagggagAGGTGGATGAAAATGGGATCTCCATGTCCAGTAAAAAA ATGTGCACCAGTCTGgaaaggaggcggaggagagtTGGGGGATCGGACGTAAAGGAGGAGAGCGTGGAGGCTGAGGACGGGGCAGGAAACCCTGCGGGCAGCACCCCCACACCCCCGAACGCCGGCCTGGGGGTCAGCACCCGCCGCACCACCTACGTGGCG GAAACGCCATCAACTGAAGAAAAGACCTCGTCCCCCAGCCTGCCGGCCCAGACGGCGCCGCCCAAACCTGCACGACCAGCGAAGCCTCGGCCCAAAAGCCGGATCTCTCGCTACCGATCCAGCTCGTCCCAGCGAGCCCGGCGGCAGCGCCAGGCCTTAGCCCAGCaggcagccgccgccgccgccgcagcagcagcggccgCAGCGGCAGCCATGTCAGCAGCGCTGTCATCAGCTGATCAGAGTGTCGGCCCGGACGACGAGGGATCCCAGGGCCCGTACGGTACTGAGCACAGCCAGGGGGAGagtggactggggggggggcatgtcctCGATGGAGACGGGCAGGGCCTCAACCTGCGCGACCCCAAATCCAAGAAG TACCTGGTGACGGAGTGGCTGAACGACAAGGTCCCCGGGGGGGAGAAggtccagcaggaggcgccggTCGAGCGCCCGATGCGGATCTCCACCGACCCCACGGTGCTCGCCACCACCCTCAACATGCTGCCGGGCCTCTCCCATTCGTCGCTCATCTGCACCGCCCCCAGACACTACATCCGCTTCGGCTCCCCCTTCAACCCGGAGCGCCGCCGGCCCCGCCCTCTGCAGATGGACGGGACTTACGGCTGCTACAAGAAG AGGTGGATCAAACAGCTGGAGGATGAAAGTTGTTCGGCCAGCGTGGAAGACGGCTCCGAGTCCACCTCCTCCCAGCaaagcaccagcagcaggtccaCCCCCAACCCCATGTCCGGCG AAGTCATCCAACCGTTTAAGAAGCGCCGTGCCAAGGCCATCAcagaggccacgcccacccacTTTGATCACCTGCTGCGCCCGCTGTCGCCCATCACACCCCCGCTCCCAGAGGACCCCCTCCACCCCCTGCTGCCCAACGGCCTGGCGTTCTCGCCCATGCCCTCGCTGCCCACCAGCCGCTGCAACACGCCGCTGCAGTTTGAG AACATATCGTCTCCCGAGGCGTCTCCTGTCCACCGGCCAGAGTCCGTCTCCCCCGAG CCGGGTCTCCAGATGGACTTGGACGTTGCTCGCCCTCAGTTCCCGGACCTTTCTCTCCCCTCCAGCCTGGAGAGCCCCGTAGCTATGACCTCGGATGACTTTTCCCTCTCTGGGGGCCATGATTCCCAGGGCCCAGCGACAATAGGGGCCGGTTCCCTAAACCCAGTGTCCTGTCCGCCCTCGGACCTAATGACCCAAAGCAGGGAGCAGGCCTTCAGGACAGAGTTCAACCTCATATACACCTGCTCCCCCCTCAACGCCAACCTGGGGAACCCCGTGGCCTCCGACCACCGGCTGTCCCAGTCAGAAGGCGGCTTCTCTCCAGCCGAGTCCTTCCACAGCTCCGTCAGCGGCCAGGGGCTGCTGGGAGACGGGGGCCCCGGCTCCATGTCGCCGTACAGCGAGCCCCACTATGGGGGGGGCTACCCAGACAGCGGCACGCCTCCTCACACCAGCCACCCACCACAAAAGAGGAAG GTGTCTCTGCTGGAGTATCGGAAGAGGAAGCAGGGGAGCGGACGCGACTCCGAGCCGGTCGGCGGCGGCTCGTCTCTGGGCAGCACCCCCACCCGGCCCGGCCCCCACTACATCCAGGAGTCCCACCACCCCCATCAGCAGATGCAGCCCCCgttcaactcctcctcctcctcctcctcgtcggcGCACGCCTCCCTCCCGCAGATGGAGGACGTCAGCCCCCCCGACCACCATTGTGCGTCCGTGCAGTCCAGACGCCAGGACAGCAGCAACCAGTG GATGGTCCCGACGACCGTTGAACGATTGCGGGAAGGTCAAGGCGTTCTGGAGCGAGTCCTGAGGAGCATCAAGATGGAGCGGAATTACAAGAGGAGCGACGGCTCCACGGAGAAGGACGCCG ATGCAGATCGATACGAGACGCAGGCGGCGTCCATGAAGAGTCCACAAAGATACAGCCCCTCCGTGTACTCGCACCAg TCCTCAGAAAGTCAGCGTCAGACCAGCAGCCCGTCGTTCCTCCAGCAAACCTCCAGCTCGCCATTCCGGGGTTCCTACAGTCCGTCATCGGGGCAGGGCTTCtacccccgcctccccccctcccacccgGGACTGTCTCAGGCCCAGTCTCCATCCTCCTATCccgcccccacctcctcctcagactCTCGGCCGCCGGCGGGTTCTCTGCACcagcacggcggcggcggtaaTGTGGACGGAGGCCCCGGCTACGGCAACAGCCACTTTAAAGCGAGTCTTTTAAACAGCGGGGGCCTCGCGGGGGCCCCCGCCTCGTCGCCCAGGGCCCACGGGCAGACTAAAACAGACTCGGGTGCCCAGGCCTCCAGGGCGAGTCAGCAGCAGGCGTCCCGGAGCCTGAAGTCGGGCAGCCCGGGACAGACGCCGCTGAACTCCAGCTCCAGGCTGCTGTCGGCCTCCACGCCGGCGCACTACCCCCAGCGAGGGACGAGCCTCGGTCAGTTCCAGCACTCCCCCCTCCAGGGGTCCGGAGTACGGACACAGTCAGGAAGCTTTTAg